The following are encoded in a window of Sphaerisporangium siamense genomic DNA:
- a CDS encoding GDSL-type esterase/lipase family protein encodes MLLALVVVTTLTTGVTAATAAGPATAPAYAAVDDPPMDDVASWNMNGQMGGPGSAPGTGRPRTESRWTFVVQPMIRAGRDAVVIQEAGTEPPPRAFETRELRSANGGLVTEFRWDQGSDRGQHVPVNIYFMDSGQQRNGLAIATPQAADEAVQLPLHVADNDNLDPRPMMGVRFGAVWLFNAHAPSLGRNRDNGAEDVLETIRQFMHHRPVHERARMMADLNANPARMPEHFQRHIVRSFQPTHQGGSELDWTWMSDADQRTGHVERFGRDSDHWGLNIRLLPGCGQQPPWGLRAAAEPDCRAPVPGQMYRLFVGGDHSLVLKWTNVETLGGVIPMLFPPTESPREQLVPRFASRQNTYLLSDRLSGAGSLCLMRIPRGTAEVWTGECDPDNPDQQWELTRSQVLTPGPDDQEEMLPSSGTPESPMKLGPPTSSGVWDLKPWPSLSVMGLGSSTTYGEGSSDGNGFRDSAEYRFHGLGRFNQKAIFSAAAEENIGKKAAGKAVAGAADDTPRVDWVGSVRVGTMDDRDIEGWRGFTISQIADKAGCAVPTYRPNLITLIAGGNDVVFNVQMDTAIGRLEALIDQVSKDSPGVTVLVSGIQPLKPKDNPNANARGEAFTAQIPGMVDRLVARGLRVVYTDISALKLSEMRSDGVHPTDAGYDKIAEAFGKAAEEANDHGWIQEPNPPAANVGSSPCGSKDDGAGLPVDGNNKLGEGWDDRGVIQARQFPSSSRFWLTDVNKDRKAEFVVVDKDQNFRFWWNGGPSGDDWIPMVEGQNSYEPRAGAVGNQLRFGDVDGDGFPDCMVVDLQGGVSAYTWKDDNPSGSRMCMDKEKFAGGASVRTEGSAGSKLDIDPATKIRFADVTGGGRDDYLLIEPDGTTTAWYNQGYTVERTRQYLKWDSPQTISGALLLPREIRYADINGDKRADRILITANGGARAWINEGPKGLGGTYRDIGKIADDADVPPQDVQFADMDGDGKADFVRIGWTGVTHAWLNQLPADYFKTFHP; translated from the coding sequence ATGCTCCTGGCGCTGGTGGTCGTGACCACGCTCACCACGGGCGTCACCGCCGCCACGGCCGCCGGCCCGGCCACCGCGCCCGCCTACGCCGCGGTTGACGACCCGCCCATGGACGACGTCGCGTCCTGGAACATGAACGGCCAGATGGGAGGCCCCGGCTCGGCCCCCGGAACCGGCCGGCCGCGGACGGAGAGCCGCTGGACGTTCGTCGTCCAGCCCATGATCCGTGCGGGGCGGGACGCGGTGGTCATCCAGGAGGCGGGCACCGAGCCGCCGCCCAGGGCCTTCGAGACGCGGGAACTGCGCAGCGCCAACGGCGGCCTGGTCACCGAGTTCCGCTGGGACCAAGGAAGTGACCGCGGCCAGCACGTGCCCGTCAACATCTACTTCATGGATTCGGGCCAGCAACGCAACGGCCTGGCCATCGCGACCCCACAGGCCGCCGACGAGGCCGTTCAGCTCCCTCTGCACGTCGCCGACAATGACAATCTCGACCCCCGGCCGATGATGGGCGTGCGATTCGGCGCCGTCTGGCTGTTCAACGCCCACGCGCCGTCCCTCGGCCGAAATCGCGACAACGGCGCCGAAGACGTGCTGGAAACGATCCGCCAGTTCATGCATCACCGGCCGGTTCACGAGCGCGCCAGAATGATGGCCGACCTCAACGCCAACCCCGCCAGGATGCCGGAACATTTTCAGCGGCACATCGTGCGTTCGTTTCAGCCCACTCACCAGGGTGGTAGCGAACTGGACTGGACCTGGATGAGTGACGCGGACCAGCGCACCGGTCACGTCGAGCGCTTCGGACGCGACTCCGACCACTGGGGCCTGAACATCCGCCTGCTTCCGGGCTGTGGTCAGCAGCCGCCGTGGGGCCTGCGGGCCGCCGCGGAGCCGGACTGCAGGGCACCCGTGCCCGGACAGATGTACCGCCTTTTCGTCGGAGGTGATCATTCCCTGGTGCTGAAATGGACCAACGTGGAGACTCTCGGCGGCGTCATCCCGATGCTCTTCCCGCCGACCGAAAGCCCCCGCGAGCAGTTGGTGCCGCGCTTCGCCTCCAGGCAGAACACGTACCTGCTGTCTGATCGCCTCTCCGGCGCGGGGAGCCTTTGTCTCATGCGCATCCCGCGAGGGACTGCCGAGGTGTGGACCGGTGAGTGTGATCCCGACAATCCGGATCAGCAGTGGGAGCTGACGCGGTCACAGGTTCTCACCCCGGGACCTGACGATCAAGAGGAGATGCTCCCCTCATCGGGAACCCCTGAGTCGCCCATGAAACTCGGCCCGCCTACCTCGTCCGGGGTGTGGGACCTCAAACCGTGGCCGAGTCTGAGCGTGATGGGTCTGGGGTCGTCCACCACTTATGGCGAGGGCAGTTCGGACGGCAACGGTTTCCGGGACTCCGCTGAATACAGGTTCCACGGACTTGGCAGGTTCAACCAGAAGGCCATCTTCTCCGCTGCCGCGGAGGAGAACATCGGCAAGAAGGCCGCGGGTAAGGCGGTCGCCGGCGCCGCCGACGACACCCCCAGAGTGGACTGGGTCGGTTCGGTGCGCGTAGGGACGATGGACGACCGTGACATCGAAGGCTGGCGCGGTTTCACGATCAGTCAGATCGCCGACAAGGCCGGATGCGCGGTCCCGACCTACCGGCCCAACCTCATCACCCTGATCGCGGGTGGTAACGACGTCGTCTTCAACGTCCAGATGGACACCGCGATCGGGCGACTGGAGGCACTGATCGACCAGGTCAGCAAGGACTCTCCAGGCGTCACCGTCCTGGTGTCGGGAATACAGCCCCTCAAGCCGAAGGACAATCCCAACGCGAACGCGCGGGGCGAGGCCTTCACCGCCCAGATCCCCGGGATGGTGGACCGGCTCGTGGCACGAGGCCTGCGGGTGGTGTACACCGACATCAGTGCGCTGAAACTGTCCGAGATGCGCTCTGACGGCGTCCATCCCACCGACGCGGGCTACGACAAGATCGCCGAGGCGTTCGGCAAGGCGGCCGAAGAGGCCAACGACCACGGATGGATCCAGGAACCGAACCCGCCGGCCGCCAACGTGGGCTCCAGCCCGTGCGGCTCCAAGGACGACGGCGCGGGCCTGCCCGTGGACGGGAACAACAAGCTGGGCGAGGGATGGGACGACCGGGGCGTCATCCAGGCCCGGCAGTTCCCCTCCAGCAGCCGGTTCTGGCTGACGGACGTCAACAAGGACCGCAAGGCCGAGTTCGTGGTCGTGGACAAGGACCAGAACTTCCGGTTCTGGTGGAACGGCGGCCCGTCCGGGGATGACTGGATCCCGATGGTGGAGGGCCAGAACTCCTACGAGCCCAGGGCCGGGGCCGTCGGCAACCAGTTGCGTTTCGGCGACGTCGACGGGGACGGCTTCCCCGACTGCATGGTCGTCGACCTCCAAGGGGGTGTGTCCGCCTACACCTGGAAGGACGACAACCCTTCCGGTTCACGGATGTGCATGGACAAGGAGAAGTTCGCCGGCGGAGCGAGTGTCCGCACCGAAGGTTCCGCGGGATCCAAGCTGGACATCGACCCCGCCACCAAAATCCGGTTCGCCGACGTCACCGGAGGGGGGCGGGACGACTACCTGCTGATCGAGCCGGACGGCACGACGACCGCCTGGTACAACCAGGGGTACACGGTCGAGCGCACCCGCCAGTACCTGAAATGGGATTCCCCTCAAACGATCAGCGGTGCTCTGCTCCTCCCCCGGGAGATCAGATACGCCGACATCAACGGTGACAAGCGCGCCGACCGTATCCTGATCACCGCCAACGGCGGCGCCCGGGCCTGGATCAACGAAGGGCCCAAGGGCCTCGGAGGCACCTACCGCGACATCGGCAAGATCGCCGATGACGCCGACGTGCCGCCCCAGGACGTCCAGTTCGCCGACATGGACGGCGACGGCAAGGCCGACTTCGTGCGCATCGGCTGGACCGGCGTCACCCACGCCTGGCTCAACCAACTCCCTGCCGACTACTTCAAGACCTTCCACCCCTGA
- a CDS encoding RICIN domain-containing protein encodes MAFTKRALACSTLALTSVGVFGATTPTAHARTAADERQLINRTDGSRVAVLSDSLGEGAQIISLRSPGWQYKSVKWTYTSNADESIVIKNVYTNKCLQPSTAAPKAGDTIVVRTCDGSDAQNWTYRWEETGGASANWFSLRPKGSPGLAITLAVYQGSGSWNTLYLDRDQNSNDRLWRFLADGATW; translated from the coding sequence ATGGCCTTCACGAAGCGGGCTCTCGCGTGCTCCACCCTGGCGCTGACCTCCGTCGGCGTCTTCGGCGCGACTACCCCCACGGCGCACGCCCGGACGGCGGCCGACGAGCGTCAGCTCATCAACCGCACCGACGGCAGCCGCGTCGCCGTGCTGTCCGACAGCCTCGGCGAGGGTGCCCAGATCATCTCGCTGCGCTCCCCCGGCTGGCAGTACAAGAGCGTCAAGTGGACGTACACCAGCAATGCCGACGAGAGCATCGTGATCAAGAACGTCTACACGAACAAGTGCCTGCAACCCTCGACCGCGGCCCCGAAGGCCGGCGACACCATCGTGGTGCGCACGTGCGACGGCTCCGACGCGCAGAACTGGACGTACCGCTGGGAGGAGACCGGCGGCGCCAGCGCCAACTGGTTCAGCCTCCGCCCCAAGGGCTCGCCCGGCCTCGCCATCACCCTCGCCGTCTACCAGGGCTCCGGAAGCTGGAACACCCTCTACCTCGACCGCGACCAGAACAGCAACGACCGCCTGTGGCGCTTCCTCGCCGACGGCGCCACCTGGTAG